A genomic window from Punica granatum isolate Tunisia-2019 chromosome 2, ASM765513v2, whole genome shotgun sequence includes:
- the LOC116196301 gene encoding F-box/LRR-repeat protein 4, with amino-acid sequence MTVLRSRVIPPVAAEPSPKKPKRSAEIDPSTPPSAPDEVVGTPPSPSLAPSPDARAPRSGPSLPLPRRSLRLASGARSGGAFEGPLPPPPAPYGSCPSKDEGAGEGSLTAEDAKAMKLGVGWSGRSGRGKKKPGVDATLVDSPGLMSLRSGKSDAKRVGDSGAARGFAESSVIAFEVGGNDAVVLGRVVGEAASKVENKEKGSGSPLVGSPGSRMTLRSAEKGKGKADEHKIIDLVPRASGAESGSTRGKVKYSAVEKGKGKMVKDDNMRSDNIDIIDLELGLKQLGQKLESYGRELENMRSDDSTRATDNAAKQVQTRSKRAREKVGESSSVDIRGRFRDIARQNASRFAHFHPDDEVANDLPAEAARNVNEVPREATPEPENWPGPFSTAMKIIRDRAAKMSSQQSSSTLNKSKSAITWVPNGEGRTRTKRFVPSLLELCLKVLAANADAITSLDGVPDLQRHKLSQLLCDSRKMNKQFFDLLVGGSPTEIRVKDSSWLTEEDLTDSFRQCDATNLTVLQLDQCGRCLPDYIISSSISRSANCCPVLSTVSITGACRLTDGGLTTLISSAPALRSINLSQCSLLTNGSIETLANHLGSSLRELYLNDCQSIDAMLMLPALKKLEHLQVLSVGGISSLSDDFVREFIALRGHGIRELVLSDCTNLTDASVKAIADTCPGLLALNLVNLTNLTDSTVGYLANGCQAIEKLILCRNNFSDEAIAAFLETSGEHLQELSLNNIKKVGPNTAISIAKGARKLRSLDLSWCRNMADEALGLIVDSCSCLRELRVFGCTQISDAFLNGHSNEEVQIIGLKMAPILGHCRVSLPQNPLKYS; translated from the exons ATGACGGTTCTCCGGTCACGAGTCATACCTCCGGTGGCCGCCGAGCCCTCTCCCAAGAAACCCAAAAGATCGGCCGAAATCGACCCCTCCACGCCCCCGTCCGCCCCGGATGAAGTGGTGGGCACTCCCCCGTCTCCAAGCCTGGCGCCTTCCCCGGATGCCCGCGCCCCCCGCTCCGGCCCCTCGCTTCCACTGCCGCGGCGGAGCCTCCGACTCGCTTCTGGAGCGCGGAGTGGAGGAGCCTTCGAGGGGCCGCTGCCGCCGCCTCCTGCTCCTTACGGGTCCTGTCCGTCGAAGGACGAAGGTGCAGGGGAAGGCTCGTTGACCGCTGAGGATGCGAAGGCGATGAAACTGGGCGTAGGATGGAGCGGTCGCAGTGGGAGAGGTAAGAAGAAACCGGGGGTTGATGCTACTTTGGTTGATTCTCCTGGGCTTATGAGTTTGAGGTCCGGGAAGAGTGATGCTAAGAGAGTGGGGGACTCCGGGGCTGCCCGTGGTTTCGCTGAGAGTTCGGTTATTGCCTTTGAAGTGGGAGGAAACGATGCTGTAGTGTTGGGTCGGGTCGTTGGAGAGGCCGCCAGTAAAGTGGAGAATAAAGAGAAAGGCTCGGGTTCTCCTTTGGTCGGTTCGCCGGGTAGTAGGATGACTTTGAGGAGTGCAGAGAAAGGGAAGGGTAAGGCAGACGAACACAAGATTATTGATTTAGTTCCCAGAGCTTCTGGTGCTGAAAGTGGTAGCACTAGGGGTAAAGTGAAGTATAGTGCAGtagagaaagggaaaggaaagaTGGTAAAGGATGATAATATGCGATCTGATAATATTGatattatagatttggaattgGGGTTGAAGCAATTGGGTCAGAAATTGGAGAGTTATGGTAGGGAATTGGAGAATATGCGTTCTGATGATTCTACCCGTGCAACGGATAATGCCGCAAAACAGGTTCAGACGCGGAGTAAGAGGGCTAGAGAGAAAGTAGGTGAGTCGAGTTCAGTGGATATTAGGGGAAGATTCAGAGATATCGCTAGGCAAAATGCGTCGAGGTTTGCACATTTTCATCCAGATGATGAGGTGGCCAATGACTTGCCGGCTGAGGCAGCAAGAAACGTGAATGAGGTACCGAGAGAAGCAACCCCAGAGCCTGAAAATTGGCCTGGTCCGTTCTCCACTGCCATGAAGATTATTAGAGACCGAGCAGCAAAAATGTCCTCTCAGCAGAGCAGCTCTACCTTGAATAAAAGCAAATCAGCCATCACATGGGTTCCAAATGGGGAAGGGCGTACTCGAACGAAGCGCTTTGTTCCTTCTCTGCTGGAACTATGCTTGAAGGTTCTAGCAGCTAACGCTGATGCGATCACTTCACTTGATGGGGTGCCTGATTTGCAAAGGCACAAACTTAGTCAGCTGTTATGTGATTCCCGCAAAATGAACAAGCAATTCTTTGACCTTCTTGTTGGTGGATCCCCTACTGAGATACGCGTGAAAGATAGCTCATGGCTTACCGAGGAAGACCTGACTGATTCTTTTAGGCAATGTGATGCGACTAATTTAACG GTGCTACAACTTGACCAGTGTGGACGCTGTCTGCCTGACTACATTATATCTTCTTCCATTTCTCGGTCAGCCAATTGCTGTCCTGTCCTGTCTACCGTATCAATTACAGGGGCTTGCCGTCTCACTGATGGTGGATTAACTACACTTATTTCATCTGCTCCGGCACTTAGGTCCATTAATCTCAGTCAGTGCTCCCTTCTCACTAACGGCAGCATTGAAACTTTGGCAAATCACCTGGGATCATCTCTGAGGGAATTGTATTTAAATGACTGCCAGAGCATTGATGCAATGCTCATGCTTCCTGCTTTGAAGAAGCTTGAACATCTGCAGGTGTTGTCGGTGGGCGGAATTTCATCTCTTTCTGATGACTTTGTCAGAGAATTCATTGCTCTACGAGGTCATGGCATCAGGGAACTTGTTTTGAGTGATTGCAC GAACTTGACTGATGCTTCCGTGAAAGCCATCGCAGACACATGTCCTGGGTTACTCGCTCTTAACCTTGTCAACCTGACCAATTTGACAGATTCTACTGTTGGATATCTTGCCAATGGCTGTCAGGCAATTGAAAAACTGATACTTTGCCGCAATAACTTCAG TGATGAAGCGATTGCTGCATTCTTGGAAACTTCTGGAGAACATCTGCAAGAACTTTCGCTCAATAATATTAAGAAG GTTGGCCCTAACACAGCAATATCAATAGCCAAAGGAGCTAGGAAGTTGCGGAGCCTCGATCTATCTTGGTGCCGGAATATGGCAGATGAAGCCTTGGGTTTGATTGTTGATAGCTGCTCATGCCTTAGAGAACTGAGAGTTTTTGGGTGTACTCAG ATCTCAGATGCCTTTCTCAATGGTCATTCGAATGAAGAGGTGCAAATAATTGGTCTGAAAATGGCTCCGATTTTGGGGCACTGCAGGGTGTCCCTTCCTCAAAACCCATTGAAGTATTCTTGA
- the LOC116198202 gene encoding uncharacterized protein C12B10.15c — MEAGSLARSGLREPEDQPPAVDLTGGVHLLPCTVKYDGPCSVSDYFKPKLAGMEVDGLTVEEAHFRGRKLQGASISFPHGYSGLVISKRTSDKTSASGSSEENRNLWEIKAKFERMTYWNHDSVPSKDDPISRSLHWLPLAEVLHKPVTPEELASSSIMEKNQND; from the exons ATGGAAGCGGGTTCCTTGGCGAGGTCTGGGCTGCGGGAGCCGGAGGATCAACCACCGGCGGTGGATCTAACAGGCGGCGTTCACCTGCTTCCCTGCACCGTCAAGTACGATGGCCCTTGCTCCGTCTCCGACTACTTCAAGCCCAAGCTCGCAG GGATGGAGGTGGACGGGCTTACCGTGGAGGAAGCCCATTTCAGGGGAAGGAAGTTGCAGGGTGCCTCCATTTCCTTTCCCCATGGATATTCCG GTTTGGTCATAAGTAAGAGGACCTCCGATAAAACGAGTGCTTCAGGTAGTTCTGAAGAAAACCGGAACTTATGGGAGATCAAAGCCAAGTTTGAAAGAATGACCTATTGGAATCATGACAGCGTGCCCTCGAAGGATGATCCAATCTCGCGCTCTTTGCATTGGCTCCCACTTGCAGAAGTG CTTCACAAGCCAGTAACGCCTGAAGAATTGGCTTCCTCATCTATAATGGAGAAGAACCAAAACGATTAA